Proteins from a genomic interval of Homalodisca vitripennis isolate AUS2020 unplaced genomic scaffold, UT_GWSS_2.1 ScUCBcl_2584;HRSCAF=7495, whole genome shotgun sequence:
- the LOC124372129 gene encoding early nodulin-20-like, protein MPLPPSPSPPRAAARRLPLQTMPLPRPRRLPRISIAPAQAPSTSRSSGGSNVATVAPAPSTSRSSAGPNVDSTQPSTSTGRTGACRRPPTAASGVDVARQRLRELVLDHFLQVFVFAGARSRGVHCGGVGCDVHPEGRAQGYALARRPSSRRDAP, encoded by the exons ATGCCTCTACCACCGTCTCCATCACCGCCCCGGGCCGCAGCCCGCAGGCTCCCTCTCCAGACGATGCCGCTTCCTCGGCCGCGGCGACTTCCGAGGATAAGTATCGCCCCGGCCCAGGCCccctcgacgtcccggtcctctgGTGGGTCCAACGTAGCGACCGTCGCCCCGGCCccctcgacgtcccggtcctctgCTGGGCCCAATGTCGACTCGACCCAACCCTCTACCTCAACGGGTCGAACCGGCGCTTGTAGAAGG CCTCCTACAGCTGCATCAGGAGTAGATGTGGCACGGCAGAGGTTACGGGAACTGGTGCTGGACCATTTCCTTCAAGTATTTGTTTTCGCCGGCGCACGCTCCCGTGGCGTGCACTGTGGGGGCGTTGGTTGCGATGTCCACCCTGAGGGCCGAGCTCAGGGATATGCTCTGGCTCGTCGACCATCTTCTCGACGAGACGCCCCGTGA